From Verrucomicrobiota bacterium, one genomic window encodes:
- a CDS encoding uroporphyrinogen-III decarboxylase-like protein, with the protein MPKETMTPRERWVAVLKREKPDRVPMDFWSTSEVLDRLKAHLGIAGDDELWRGLHIDRPVSVGPRYAGPPIAAGRDMYGIEYRTVVYETGTYSEAVHHPLAACASVDEIEANYTWPTPDWFDYSAVPAQIKGKEHRPAIGGGSEPFLVYKDLRGDVQAFVDLIEHPDIVRYCLDKLYAFAYENTRRIYEAVPGKIVCSYVAEDLGGQEDLMYSPGQIREFFLPWMRKMIALVHDAGAYAFHHSDGAVRKILPDMIDAGIDVLNPVQWRCAGMERTALKRDFGDRLVFHGGVDNQQTLPFGTPDDVRREVLDNLHILGAGGGYILAPCHNIQPITPIENILALYETGYEHGWV; encoded by the coding sequence ATGCCGAAGGAAACGATGACGCCGCGCGAGCGCTGGGTCGCCGTGCTCAAACGCGAGAAGCCCGACCGCGTCCCAATGGACTTCTGGTCCACGAGCGAGGTGCTCGACAGACTCAAGGCGCACCTGGGTATCGCCGGCGACGACGAGCTGTGGCGCGGTCTCCATATTGACCGGCCGGTGTCCGTTGGCCCGAGGTATGCCGGCCCGCCGATCGCCGCAGGCCGCGACATGTACGGCATCGAGTACCGCACGGTCGTCTACGAGACGGGCACCTACAGCGAGGCCGTTCACCATCCGCTCGCGGCGTGCGCGTCCGTCGACGAGATCGAGGCGAACTACACCTGGCCCACGCCAGACTGGTTCGACTACTCGGCCGTCCCGGCGCAGATCAAGGGCAAGGAGCATCGGCCCGCCATCGGCGGCGGCTCCGAGCCGTTCCTCGTCTACAAGGACCTGCGCGGCGACGTACAGGCCTTCGTCGACCTGATCGAGCACCCCGACATCGTCCGCTACTGCCTCGACAAGCTCTACGCCTTCGCTTACGAGAACACGCGGCGCATCTATGAGGCTGTGCCGGGCAAGATCGTGTGCAGCTACGTCGCCGAGGACCTCGGCGGCCAGGAGGACCTCATGTACTCGCCCGGGCAGATCCGCGAGTTCTTTCTGCCATGGATGCGCAAGATGATCGCACTCGTCCACGACGCCGGCGCCTACGCGTTCCACCACAGCGACGGTGCCGTGCGCAAGATCCTGCCCGACATGATCGACGCCGGTATTGACGTGCTCAACCCAGTCCAGTGGCGCTGTGCCGGCATGGAGCGCACGGCGCTCAAGCGCGACTTCGGTGACCGGCTGGTCTTCCACGGCGGCGTCGACAACCAACAGACGCTGCCGTTCGGCACGCCCGACGACGTGCGCCGCGAGGTGCTCGACAACCTGCATATCCTGGGCGCTGGCGGCGGCTACATCCTCGCCCCCTGCCACAACATCCAGCCCATCACCCCCATCGAGAACATCCTGGCCCTCTACGAAACCGGCTACGAACACGGGTGGGTGTAA
- a CDS encoding HIT family protein produces MGGNEASCGFCRQSRDEARRAHPRWIAGLQVSTAMVSSNQICRGYVILSYNKGHATELFQLTPEEQRAFAEDLVRVAKAVHDTFRPHKMNYELLGNTAPHLHWHIIPRQKADPVPLQWPIWGKDYAEVKLSDEEYREIGSRIREHL; encoded by the coding sequence ATGGGAGGCAATGAAGCATCGTGCGGTTTCTGTCGGCAGTCCAGGGACGAAGCGAGGAGGGCGCACCCTCGATGGATTGCCGGCCTACAGGTCTCGACCGCGATGGTCTCCTCCAACCAGATCTGCCGCGGCTATGTCATCCTCTCGTACAACAAGGGGCACGCCACCGAGCTCTTCCAGCTCACCCCGGAAGAGCAGCGCGCGTTCGCGGAGGACCTGGTCCGCGTCGCCAAGGCGGTCCACGACACGTTCCGGCCCCACAAGATGAACTACGAGCTCCTCGGCAACACCGCGCCCCACCTGCACTGGCACATCATCCCGCGTCAGAAGGCCGATCCCGTCCCGCTCCAGTGGCCGATCTGGGGCAAGGACTACGCCGAGGTGAAGCTGAGCGACGAGGAGTACCGCGAGATCGGCAGCCGGATCCGAGAGCACCTCTGA
- a CDS encoding sugar transferase encodes MLKERAHIAGTLSLFADLAISVVSVWLTFYAWFLLYQYSGPEIRLPFMAHAVLPLYRVWTLNIGLFFNNLIVVPVILVALEMYGLHESVGFRRPAETLRILLKGHVVAIMIITVVGVVLKLELYRVMLVGVVVINIALIFIKELIILQYARRSRAHGYNFREVLVVGIGEIARKMIDRLRSHPQWGFKLIGCMVPPHMKGEALVNGLPVLGVYEETPQVLKMHQLDLVVFAVDKRYIAEAEPAIYACEEQGVDIWMVPDFFDTSIAKISFEDFERLPVMAFRTTPEYSWQILFKNVFDRFAAAVMLVFASPVMLATALLIKLTSRGAVFFRQVRQGYRGKPFTLLKFRTMVSNAEQLKAELEVLNEMDEVVFKIERDPRITKIGRVLRKWSIDELPQLFNILKGEMSLVGPRPMLHTEIDKFKYWQRRKLSVKPGLTCLWQISGRSNLTFEEWMRLDLEYIDNWSLALDLRILLRTVPVVLTAKGAK; translated from the coding sequence ATGCTCAAGGAACGGGCCCATATCGCGGGCACGCTGAGCCTGTTTGCCGACCTGGCGATCTCGGTGGTATCGGTGTGGCTGACGTTCTACGCGTGGTTCTTGCTGTACCAGTACAGCGGCCCCGAGATCCGACTGCCGTTCATGGCGCACGCGGTGCTGCCGCTGTACCGGGTCTGGACGCTCAATATTGGGTTGTTTTTCAACAACCTGATTGTGGTGCCCGTCATCCTCGTGGCGCTCGAGATGTACGGTCTTCACGAGTCGGTCGGTTTCCGGCGGCCGGCGGAGACGTTGCGCATCCTGCTCAAAGGCCACGTCGTAGCGATCATGATCATCACCGTGGTCGGCGTTGTGCTCAAGCTGGAGCTGTATCGCGTCATGCTGGTCGGCGTGGTGGTGATCAACATCGCATTGATCTTTATCAAGGAGCTGATCATCCTCCAGTACGCGCGACGCTCGCGAGCGCATGGCTACAACTTCCGCGAGGTGCTCGTCGTCGGCATCGGCGAGATTGCGCGCAAGATGATCGACCGGCTCCGGAGCCACCCGCAGTGGGGCTTCAAGCTGATCGGGTGCATGGTGCCGCCGCATATGAAGGGCGAGGCGCTTGTCAATGGGCTGCCCGTGCTGGGCGTCTACGAGGAGACGCCCCAGGTGCTCAAGATGCACCAGCTCGACCTCGTCGTGTTCGCTGTGGACAAGCGCTACATCGCTGAGGCCGAGCCAGCCATCTATGCGTGCGAGGAACAGGGCGTCGACATCTGGATGGTGCCCGATTTCTTCGACACGTCGATCGCCAAGATCAGCTTCGAGGACTTCGAGCGTCTGCCCGTGATGGCGTTCCGCACCACGCCCGAGTACTCGTGGCAGATCCTGTTCAAGAACGTCTTCGACCGCTTCGCGGCGGCCGTCATGCTTGTGTTCGCTTCGCCCGTGATGTTGGCGACGGCGCTGCTCATCAAGCTCACCTCGCGCGGGGCGGTGTTCTTCCGGCAGGTGCGCCAGGGCTACCGGGGCAAGCCGTTCACGCTCCTGAAGTTCCGCACGATGGTGAGCAACGCCGAGCAGCTCAAGGCCGAGCTCGAAGTGCTCAACGAGATGGACGAGGTCGTCTTCAAGATCGAGCGCGACCCGCGCATCACCAAGATCGGCCGCGTGCTCCGCAAGTGGTCCATCGACGAGCTGCCGCAGCTGTTCAACATCCTCAAGGGCGAGATGAGCCTCGTCGGCCCGCGCCCCATGCTCCACACCGAGATCGACAAGTTCAAGTACTGGCAGCGGCGCAAGCTCAGCGTCAAGCCGGGCCTCACCTGCCTGTGGCAGATCAGCGGCCGGAGCAACCTGACGTTCGAGGAATGGATGCGCCTCGACCTCGAGTACATCGACAACTGGTCGCTCGCCCTCGACCTGAGAATCCTGCTCCGCACAGTCCCCGTCGTGCTCACCGCTAAGGGGGCGAAGTGA
- a CDS encoding class I SAM-dependent rRNA methyltransferase — MTGHTPYPQLTLTGRKGVEAALGHPWVFSGNIVQHGAWDEAANGAIVDLVTRSGRFTARGMLNRQSEIAVRVLTLDQQERIDAAFVRGRIERALHSRQRTLDLDEHAAYRVVFGEADGLPGLVIDSYAGHVVVQFHTLGMDRLKALVLEAIDAVLAPHSIYERSDLSVREHEGLPADTTGPLSDTEPPDRIEIVENGLKYLVDVRYGQKTGLFLDQRLNHMAIRRYAKGTRALDCFCYAGAFGLNALAADAEHVTFVDSSERARDYARANVDANRVDNTKVEFVASHAKAYLQACADEGRTFGLIVLDPPGMAKIRRAVPKALAAHQQLHELALHALEPGGILASACCSAHIQPDDLLATLDLAARATGCDLALLETGGHPPDHPVLLRFPEGRYLSFAVCEKRG, encoded by the coding sequence ATGACAGGGCACACACCATATCCGCAACTGACCCTCACGGGGCGCAAGGGCGTCGAGGCAGCCCTTGGGCATCCGTGGGTGTTCTCCGGCAACATCGTCCAGCACGGCGCGTGGGACGAGGCGGCCAACGGCGCGATCGTGGACCTCGTGACCCGCTCGGGCAGGTTCACCGCGCGCGGCATGCTCAACAGGCAGAGCGAGATCGCCGTCCGCGTGCTCACGCTCGACCAGCAGGAGCGCATCGATGCCGCGTTTGTCCGCGGCCGCATCGAACGCGCGCTGCACTCACGGCAACGCACGCTCGATCTCGACGAGCACGCCGCCTACCGCGTCGTCTTCGGCGAGGCCGATGGCCTGCCCGGCCTCGTGATCGACAGCTACGCCGGCCACGTCGTCGTGCAGTTCCATACGCTCGGCATGGACCGCCTCAAGGCACTTGTCCTCGAAGCGATCGACGCCGTGCTCGCACCGCACTCGATCTACGAGCGTAGCGACCTCTCGGTTCGCGAACACGAAGGCCTGCCGGCCGACACTACCGGCCCGCTCAGCGACACGGAGCCGCCCGACCGGATCGAGATCGTGGAAAACGGCTTGAAGTACCTTGTCGACGTGCGCTACGGCCAGAAGACCGGCTTGTTCCTCGACCAGCGCCTCAATCACATGGCGATCCGCCGGTATGCAAAAGGCACGCGCGCCCTCGATTGCTTCTGCTACGCGGGCGCGTTCGGCCTCAACGCGCTCGCGGCGGACGCCGAGCATGTTACCTTTGTCGATTCATCCGAGCGCGCGCGCGACTACGCGCGGGCCAACGTCGACGCGAATCGCGTCGATAACACGAAGGTCGAGTTCGTCGCCTCGCATGCGAAAGCCTACCTGCAGGCCTGCGCCGACGAGGGCCGCACGTTCGGCCTCATCGTCCTCGACCCGCCCGGCATGGCGAAGATCCGGCGCGCCGTGCCCAAAGCGCTCGCCGCCCACCAGCAGTTGCACGAGCTGGCACTGCACGCGCTCGAGCCCGGCGGCATCCTGGCCTCCGCCTGCTGCTCGGCCCACATCCAGCCCGACGACCTGCTGGCCACGCTCGACCTGGCCGCCCGGGCCACCGGCTGCGACCTCGCCCTCCTCGAAACAGGCGGTCATCCTCCCGACCACCCTGTCCTACTCCGCTTCCCCGAAGGCCGCTACCTCAGCTTCGCCGTGTGCGAGAAGCGGGGTTGA